The Thermoanaerobaculia bacterium region GGCTCGCCGCCGAAGTCCGTCGCGACGGAGCCGGGCATGACGATGGCGATCCGGATCCCCTCGTGCCGGAGGTCGAGCATCGCCGAGTCGGACAGGCCGAGGAGTCCGAACTTCGAGGCATTGTAGGCCGAGCCGCCGGTGAAGGCATTGATCGACGCGAGCGATCCGATGTTGACGATGAAACCGCCGCCGTTCTTCTTCATGATCGGCGCGGCGTACCGGATCGCGTAAAACGGCCCGAAGAGATTCGTCTCGATGACGGCCCGGAAGTCCTTCGGATCCATGTCGATCACGTTGTCGAATATGCCGATGCCGGCGTTGTTGACGAGGGTGTCGAGGCGCCCGAAACGCTCCCCCGCGAACTCGACGAGCTCCCGCACGTCGTCTTCCTTGCGGGAGTCGCACGACTTCCCCTCGACGGCGAGACCGTCCTTCTGGAACGCCGCGGTCGCGTTGCGCACGCTCTCGAGCGTCCGGCCCGA contains the following coding sequences:
- a CDS encoding SDR family oxidoreductase; translated protein: MSAEKRSVVVTGGTRGIGKAIARRFAREGWSVLISGRTLESVRNATAAFQKDGLAVEGKSCDSRKEDDVRELVEFAGERFGRLDTLVNNAGIGIFDNVIDMDPKDFRAVIETNLFGPFYAIRYAAPIMKKNGGGFIVNIGSLASINAFTGGSAYNASKFGLLGLSDSAMLDLRHEGIRIAIVMPGSVATDFGGEPAGADDSWKLAPDDVAQAVFELVRFPDRAIPSRIELRPSRPPRKG